One part of the Mangrovibacillus cuniculi genome encodes these proteins:
- a CDS encoding YpmA family protein, which translates to MGTNIEVLSTVTIGYTDELYKVVDTLNRTLKEQDLMFGLALDQEDQSKAVITIYRT; encoded by the coding sequence ATGGGTACTAATATTGAAGTTTTATCCACAGTAACAATTGGATATACAGATGAACTATATAAAGTGGTTGATACATTAAACAGAACATTAAAAGAACAAGACTTAATGTTTGGTTTAGCTTTAGATCAAGAAGATCAAAGTAAAGCTGTCATTACAATATATCGAACATAG
- a CDS encoding pyridoxal phosphate-dependent aminotransferase — translation MKFTLANRVQSLTPSTTLAITAKAKELKDNGVDVIGLGAGEPDFNTPVHILEAAKNSMDEGFTKYTPSGGLPALKKAIIEKTSRDQGINYAPNEVIVTNGAKHGLFTLFQVLLNEGDEVIIPTPYWVSYPEQVKLAEGTPIYLEGKEENQFKITPDQLKSVITEKTRAVIINSPSNPTGMLYTADELKAIGEICLAHNILIISDEIYEKLVYGAEKHVSIAELSKELREQTIIINGVSKSHSMTGWRIGYALGNREIIGAMTDLASHSTSNPTTTSQYASIAAYNGSQESVEEMRQSFESRLNSVIDTINSIPGFHCLKPQGAFYLFPNVAQAAKLTGYASVDDFAKALLEEANVAVIPGSGFGANDYIRLSYATSLAQFEKALDRIHKFVEEKVKVQQ, via the coding sequence ATGAAATTCACATTAGCAAATAGAGTCCAGTCATTAACACCTTCTACAACCTTAGCAATAACAGCAAAAGCAAAAGAATTAAAAGATAATGGTGTAGATGTAATTGGACTTGGAGCTGGCGAGCCAGATTTTAATACACCAGTACACATTCTAGAAGCAGCTAAAAACTCAATGGATGAAGGGTTTACCAAGTATACTCCTTCTGGTGGATTACCGGCATTAAAGAAAGCAATTATAGAGAAAACAAGTAGAGATCAAGGCATTAATTATGCTCCAAATGAAGTAATCGTTACGAATGGAGCAAAGCATGGGTTGTTTACACTATTTCAAGTTTTACTAAATGAAGGAGATGAAGTCATTATTCCTACTCCTTACTGGGTTAGTTATCCAGAGCAGGTAAAGCTAGCAGAAGGTACACCGATATACTTAGAAGGAAAAGAAGAAAATCAATTCAAGATAACGCCTGATCAACTAAAAAGTGTTATTACAGAAAAGACTAGAGCAGTAATTATCAATTCTCCTAGTAACCCTACAGGTATGCTTTATACTGCTGATGAATTAAAAGCAATAGGGGAGATTTGTTTAGCGCACAATATTCTTATTATTAGCGACGAAATCTATGAAAAACTAGTATATGGTGCAGAGAAACATGTGTCCATTGCTGAGTTATCAAAAGAATTACGTGAGCAAACAATCATCATAAATGGAGTATCTAAATCCCACTCCATGACAGGATGGAGAATTGGATATGCACTTGGAAATAGAGAGATTATTGGTGCCATGACAGACTTAGCAAGTCATTCCACTTCAAACCCAACAACGACGTCTCAATACGCATCTATTGCAGCATACAATGGTTCTCAGGAATCTGTTGAAGAAATGAGACAGTCATTTGAATCAAGATTAAATTCCGTTATTGATACAATTAATAGCATTCCAGGCTTTCATTGCCTTAAACCACAAGGAGCATTTTACCTGTTTCCAAATGTAGCACAAGCAGCGAAATTAACGGGTTACGCTTCCGTAGATGATTTTGCAAAAGCTCTTTTAGAGGAAGCGAATGTAGCGGTTATTCCGGGATCAGGATTCGGTGCAAATGATTATATTCGATTATCCTATGCTACATCACTAGCGCAATTTGAAAAAGCGTTAGATCGTATTCATAAGTTTGTGGAAGAAAAAGTAAAAGTGCAACAATAG
- a CDS encoding DUF5590 domain-containing protein has protein sequence MVKWIITSLVAILFVLTIGGAWLYVDATKEKNQQEETIKQIALEENWLSSVTNAHTYYGAKPYYVLAGKNTQSQEVYVFVPQDDYENKTEVRVSQGVSKEEAMEMLQREKSPAKLLHTKLGIEKVGPVWEMAYLNDREKLNYYYVHFETGEWWRNIENL, from the coding sequence ATGGTGAAATGGATTATTACTTCTTTGGTGGCGATTTTATTCGTGCTTACTATTGGTGGAGCTTGGTTATACGTTGATGCCACAAAAGAAAAAAATCAGCAAGAAGAAACAATTAAACAAATTGCTCTAGAAGAAAATTGGTTAAGTTCCGTGACAAATGCACACACGTATTACGGGGCGAAACCTTACTATGTACTGGCGGGAAAGAACACCCAATCGCAAGAAGTATATGTTTTTGTTCCTCAAGATGATTATGAAAACAAAACGGAAGTAAGAGTGAGTCAGGGAGTTTCAAAAGAAGAAGCAATGGAAATGCTTCAACGAGAAAAGAGTCCAGCTAAGCTTTTACATACAAAGCTTGGTATTGAAAAAGTAGGACCAGTTTGGGAAATGGCATATTTAAATGATCGAGAAAAGTTAAACTACTATTACGTGCACTTCGAAACCGGTGAATGGTGGAGAAACATCGAGAATTTATAA
- a CDS encoding transglycosylase domain-containing protein gives MAQQTREQRRQQAKKKTTKKKSNKRSLIKKVLISLVVIGIVGGLSGAGLFAYYASTAPDLDRDALIDSIPSEIYDINGDLYTKLGNENRTYLESDNIPELLHDAVIATEDSRFYSHFGVDPIRLGGAVIANVTRGFGSEGASTITQQVVKRSFLTPDKNLKRKAQEAWLSVKLEQEYEKEEILEMYMNKVYMSAGINGFAMASDYYFGKPLNEIDLPQAALLAGLPQSPNRYNPFEHPEAGEKRRNIVLSLMHQHGKISEQEMKDAQAVPIEDMILEDGKRTKVNSEVDAITDLVIEEVQELGDYDVFSDGLKIYTTIDPEAQDFVDNLMQGNGGISFPDDAFQAGISLIDTKTGEVLAVGGGRNQEVERGTNYAVDTKRQPGSTIKPIIDYAPAIEYLDWSTYHQLADEPYEYSDGTPINNWDNRHYGQMSIRRALATSRNIPALKALQEVGTDRAKEFVSKLGLNFENVYESSSIGGGEPVSSLEMGAAFATLGNEGIYNKPHTVKRIVMRDGETSVTPDREPTIAMKDSTAYMTTDMLKDVVTGAEGTGKAAAVPGVPIAGKTGTTNFSQEDKDKYDIPSGAVPDSWFVGYSTEFTTSVWTGYPSRNDGYIANENRKISQNIFREIMTFMSQRREVTDFKRPSSVVEAQVEIGSNPAKKPSPFTPNEQITTELFIAGTEPREVSTEFDQLPAPGNFTAEYDQETQELTLAWEYEQNEENPVTFELGGSIEGGPEQGITSTQETSFKIANPTPGASLTFSVFAKSDTQESERATVSIQIPQEETDDELIELPGDPNEETEEDPGQGNEEDSNPDDGNNSDDENQQPSEGETSPGNGGNGNGNGDDDGDDANAASVEEIIEDEINSSN, from the coding sequence ATGGCTCAACAAACAAGAGAACAACGTAGGCAACAAGCAAAAAAGAAAACAACAAAAAAGAAGAGTAATAAACGTTCATTAATAAAAAAAGTATTAATTAGTTTAGTAGTAATTGGAATTGTTGGAGGTCTATCTGGAGCAGGTCTCTTTGCTTATTATGCAAGTACAGCTCCTGACTTAGATCGCGACGCACTTATCGACTCAATACCATCAGAAATTTATGATATTAATGGGGATTTATACACGAAGCTTGGAAATGAAAATCGGACTTATTTAGAATCAGACAACATACCGGAATTATTGCATGATGCCGTAATTGCAACAGAAGATTCACGTTTCTATAGCCATTTTGGCGTTGACCCTATCCGATTAGGTGGTGCGGTAATTGCTAACGTAACACGTGGATTTGGTTCTGAAGGAGCATCGACTATTACACAACAAGTTGTGAAAAGGTCCTTCCTTACACCAGATAAAAACTTAAAGAGGAAAGCACAAGAAGCTTGGCTTTCCGTAAAGTTAGAACAAGAGTATGAAAAAGAAGAAATTCTTGAGATGTATATGAACAAAGTATATATGTCAGCAGGTATTAATGGATTTGCTATGGCTTCTGACTATTATTTCGGTAAGCCTTTAAATGAAATTGATTTGCCACAAGCTGCTTTATTAGCTGGGCTTCCTCAAAGTCCAAATCGCTATAATCCATTTGAGCATCCGGAAGCTGGAGAGAAAAGAAGAAATATTGTCCTTTCTTTAATGCATCAGCACGGTAAAATTTCGGAACAAGAAATGAAAGATGCACAAGCAGTTCCGATTGAAGATATGATTTTAGAGGATGGAAAACGCACAAAAGTCAATTCAGAAGTAGATGCTATTACAGATTTAGTAATTGAAGAAGTGCAAGAACTTGGAGATTACGATGTCTTCTCAGATGGATTGAAAATTTATACAACGATTGATCCGGAAGCACAAGATTTCGTAGATAATTTAATGCAAGGAAATGGTGGAATTTCTTTCCCGGATGATGCATTCCAAGCTGGTATCTCTTTAATTGATACAAAGACTGGAGAAGTTTTAGCTGTTGGTGGCGGCCGTAATCAAGAAGTAGAACGTGGAACAAACTATGCTGTTGATACAAAACGTCAACCTGGTTCTACTATTAAACCAATTATAGATTATGCACCTGCTATTGAGTATTTAGATTGGTCGACTTATCATCAGCTTGCCGATGAGCCTTACGAATATTCTGATGGAACACCAATCAATAACTGGGATAACCGACACTATGGTCAAATGTCTATAAGAAGAGCATTAGCTACTTCACGAAATATCCCAGCGTTAAAAGCGTTACAAGAAGTTGGTACCGATCGTGCAAAAGAATTTGTCTCTAAATTAGGTTTAAATTTTGAAAATGTTTACGAATCAAGCTCTATTGGTGGCGGAGAGCCTGTATCCTCTCTAGAAATGGGTGCAGCATTTGCTACTTTAGGAAACGAAGGTATTTACAATAAACCACACACAGTTAAACGAATTGTCATGAGAGATGGAGAAACGTCTGTCACACCTGATAGAGAACCTACTATCGCTATGAAAGACTCTACTGCTTATATGACAACAGATATGTTAAAAGATGTTGTAACTGGAGCTGAAGGAACTGGTAAAGCTGCTGCTGTACCAGGCGTACCGATTGCTGGTAAAACGGGAACAACGAATTTCAGTCAAGAGGATAAAGACAAATATGATATACCATCTGGAGCTGTACCTGACTCATGGTTTGTGGGATATAGTACAGAGTTTACAACTTCTGTTTGGACTGGGTATCCAAGTAGGAACGATGGGTATATTGCCAATGAAAATCGTAAAATATCCCAGAATATTTTCAGAGAGATTATGACGTTTATGTCTCAAAGACGTGAAGTGACAGATTTCAAACGTCCATCCTCTGTTGTAGAGGCTCAGGTAGAAATAGGTTCAAACCCTGCTAAAAAACCTAGTCCATTTACACCAAATGAACAAATAACTACAGAACTATTTATTGCAGGAACGGAACCAAGAGAAGTTTCCACAGAATTTGATCAACTACCTGCACCAGGTAATTTTACTGCTGAGTATGATCAAGAAACACAAGAGTTAACACTTGCTTGGGAGTATGAACAAAATGAAGAAAACCCTGTTACCTTTGAACTTGGTGGTTCCATTGAAGGTGGTCCTGAACAAGGTATTACATCTACACAAGAGACTTCGTTCAAAATCGCTAATCCAACCCCAGGAGCTTCTCTAACATTTAGTGTGTTTGCTAAATCAGACACGCAAGAATCAGAAAGAGCGACGGTAAGTATTCAGATACCGCAAGAAGAAACAGATGATGAGTTGATTGAATTACCTGGAGATCCAAATGAAGAAACGGAAGAAGATCCTGGCCAAGGAAATGAAGAGGATTCTAATCCTGATGATGGTAACAATTCGGATGATGAAAACCAGCAGCCGTCTGAAGGAGAAACATCGCCAGGAAACGGTGGCAACGGGAACGGAAATGGTGACGATGATGGTGATGATGCCAATGCTGCTTCTGTTGAAGAAATCATAGAAGATGAAATAAATTCTTCTAACTAA
- the nth gene encoding endonuclease III, translating to MLNLKQIRTVLDTMGEMFPDAHCELNHSNPFELVIAVALSAQCTDALVNKVTKDLFQKYKKPEDYLAVSEEELQQDIKSIGLYRNKAKNIRKLSKLLLEEYQGIVPHDRNELTKFPGVGRKTANVVVSVAFGEPAIAVDTHVERVSKRLGICKWKDSVLEVEKTLMRKIPREEWSETHHRLIFFGRYHCKAQSPKCTECPLLSLCREGKKRMKAKGIVVG from the coding sequence ATGTTAAATCTTAAACAAATTAGAACTGTTTTAGATACGATGGGTGAAATGTTTCCCGACGCTCATTGTGAATTAAATCATTCTAATCCTTTTGAGTTAGTTATTGCTGTTGCTCTATCCGCTCAATGTACGGATGCTTTAGTAAACAAGGTTACGAAAGATTTATTTCAAAAGTATAAAAAACCAGAAGATTATTTAGCTGTTTCAGAAGAAGAACTTCAACAAGACATCAAATCAATAGGCCTATATCGCAATAAAGCAAAAAATATTCGTAAACTTTCAAAGTTATTATTAGAAGAGTATCAGGGGATTGTTCCACATGACCGTAATGAATTAACAAAATTTCCTGGTGTAGGAAGGAAAACAGCGAATGTCGTCGTCTCGGTAGCATTTGGAGAACCAGCAATTGCAGTCGATACTCACGTGGAGCGAGTAAGTAAACGATTAGGTATTTGTAAATGGAAAGATAGTGTATTGGAAGTCGAAAAAACACTAATGAGAAAGATACCTAGAGAAGAATGGTCAGAAACGCACCACCGTCTAATCTTTTTTGGAAGATACCATTGTAAAGCACAAAGTCCTAAATGTACGGAATGTCCATTACTCTCGTTATGTAGAGAAGGAAAAAAACGTATGAAGGCAAAAGGAATTGTTGTAGGATGA
- a CDS encoding YpoC family protein → MKSSLRQFFETDRLQMETQFMKAYNEGIQAINQKEYLLAQDSFHICMIQFQELLLQSNGLEKGREDIPFSTLSVFPLNLEERWGYIHDQAGRYTSFIQLNELFREQVKKIASAQARNE, encoded by the coding sequence ATGAAAAGTAGTTTGCGACAGTTTTTTGAAACAGATCGCTTACAGATGGAGACGCAATTTATGAAAGCGTACAACGAAGGGATTCAAGCGATAAATCAAAAAGAATATCTTTTAGCACAAGATTCATTTCATATATGTATGATCCAATTTCAAGAATTGCTTTTGCAATCAAATGGTTTAGAAAAGGGTAGAGAAGACATTCCTTTTTCTACTTTGTCTGTTTTTCCATTAAACCTTGAAGAGAGATGGGGATATATTCATGATCAAGCAGGAAGATATACTTCTTTTATTCAGTTAAATGAACTGTTTAGAGAACAAGTAAAAAAAATTGCCTCAGCGCAAGCTAGGAATGAATAA
- the asnS gene encoding asparagine--tRNA ligase: protein MKTTIGQVHKFVGEQVTIGAWIANKRSSGKIAFLQLRDGSGFIQGVVVKAEVEEAIFETAKGLTQETSVYVTGTVQEDTRSSFGYELHVTNIEVIHASVDFPITPKEHGTEFLMDNRHLWLRSRRQHAVMKIRNEIIRATYEFFNENGFTKIDPPILTGSAPEGTTELFATKYFDEDAYLSQSGQLYMEAAAMALGKVFSFGPTFRAEKSKTRRHLIEFWMIEPEMAFVEFDENLEVQEQYVSHVVQSVLKNCTLELERLGRDTSKLEQIQAPFPRISYDDAITFLKEKGFDDIEWGDDFGAPHETAIAEAYDKPVFITHYPTGLKPFYMQPHPERDDVVLCADLIAPEGYGEIIGGSERIHDMELLEQRMKEHDLPHEAYKWYLELRQYGSVPHSGFGLGLERTVAWISGVEHVRESIPFPRLLNRLYP, encoded by the coding sequence GTGAAAACAACTATTGGACAAGTACATAAATTTGTTGGAGAGCAAGTAACTATTGGAGCTTGGATTGCTAATAAGCGCTCAAGTGGTAAGATTGCTTTCTTACAACTACGTGATGGATCAGGTTTTATTCAAGGCGTAGTAGTAAAAGCGGAAGTAGAAGAAGCGATTTTTGAAACAGCTAAAGGGTTAACGCAAGAAACATCTGTTTATGTAACAGGAACAGTCCAAGAAGATACGCGTTCTTCTTTTGGATATGAATTACATGTGACGAACATTGAAGTAATCCATGCATCTGTAGATTTCCCAATTACACCTAAAGAACATGGGACAGAATTCTTAATGGATAACCGTCACCTTTGGTTACGTTCTCGTCGTCAGCACGCAGTAATGAAAATTCGTAATGAAATTATCCGTGCTACGTATGAATTCTTTAATGAAAATGGCTTTACGAAAATCGATCCTCCTATTTTGACAGGATCTGCTCCAGAAGGAACAACAGAATTATTTGCAACAAAATACTTTGACGAAGACGCATACCTTTCTCAATCAGGTCAGCTGTATATGGAAGCAGCAGCGATGGCCCTTGGAAAAGTGTTCTCCTTTGGACCAACTTTTCGTGCAGAAAAATCAAAAACACGTCGTCATTTAATTGAATTCTGGATGATTGAACCAGAGATGGCTTTTGTAGAATTTGACGAGAACTTAGAAGTTCAAGAACAATATGTTAGCCATGTTGTGCAGTCAGTTCTGAAAAATTGTACATTAGAGTTAGAAAGACTTGGTAGAGATACTTCTAAATTAGAACAAATTCAAGCTCCATTCCCTCGTATCTCGTATGATGATGCGATTACCTTCTTAAAAGAAAAAGGGTTTGATGATATTGAATGGGGCGATGACTTCGGTGCACCGCATGAAACAGCTATTGCAGAAGCATACGATAAGCCAGTGTTCATTACGCATTATCCAACAGGATTGAAGCCTTTCTATATGCAACCTCATCCAGAGCGTGATGATGTCGTACTTTGTGCAGACTTAATTGCACCTGAAGGATATGGAGAGATTATTGGTGGTTCTGAACGTATTCATGACATGGAACTTTTAGAGCAGCGCATGAAAGAACACGACCTACCACACGAAGCATATAAGTGGTACTTAGAACTTCGTCAATACGGTTCTGTACCTCATTCAGGTTTCGGACTTGGCTTAGAAAGAACAGTAGCGTGGATTTCAGGAGTAGAGCACGTGCGTGAATCTATCCCATTCCCACGTCTATTAAACCGTCTATATCCATAA
- a CDS encoding DnaD domain-containing protein, translating to MKDWYANFIEDGMITLPQKLLSHYKQLGLNETELVLCLSLYSFKQANVPFPTLEEISERMTISSNQCSMHMRSLIQRNIIMIEEAVSEDGRFMERYTLKPLWELLYQLDVRTIEMEKKQKQLEESKDVYSMFEQEFGRALSPIELEMIGNWLDEDDHTVPFIKAALREAVISSKLNFRYIDRILLEWKKKGYTSLEQIQAHSEKFRRAQQQRASFSTTNEEIKRPTAPIYNWLEANE from the coding sequence ATGAAAGATTGGTATGCGAATTTTATAGAGGATGGCATGATTACATTGCCACAAAAGCTCTTGTCTCACTACAAACAGTTAGGACTAAATGAGACAGAGCTTGTTTTATGTTTATCTCTCTATTCCTTTAAACAAGCAAATGTACCTTTTCCTACATTAGAAGAAATTAGTGAAAGAATGACGATAAGTTCCAATCAGTGTTCCATGCACATGAGATCTCTGATTCAACGAAACATTATTATGATTGAAGAAGCCGTTTCCGAAGATGGAAGATTTATGGAAAGATATACACTCAAACCATTATGGGAACTTTTATATCAATTAGATGTTAGAACGATAGAAATGGAGAAAAAACAAAAGCAACTTGAAGAAAGCAAAGATGTTTATTCCATGTTTGAACAGGAATTTGGTAGAGCATTATCTCCAATTGAACTAGAAATGATTGGTAACTGGTTGGATGAAGACGACCATACAGTACCATTTATTAAAGCGGCACTTCGTGAGGCTGTCATCTCATCTAAGCTAAACTTTCGATATATTGATCGTATTCTTTTGGAGTGGAAGAAAAAAGGATATACGTCATTAGAACAAATACAAGCACATAGTGAAAAATTCAGAAGAGCACAGCAACAAAGAGCTTCTTTTTCAACTACTAATGAAGAAATAAAACGACCAACTGCACCAATTTACAACTGGTTAGAAGCAAATGAATAA
- the recU gene encoding Holliday junction resolvase RecU, producing the protein MPFNYPGGKSFTSNKPATNNKLSKIKPVSYGKRGMTLEEDVNDTNNYYLSRGLAVIHKKPTPVQIVQVDYPKRSAAVIKEAYFKQASTTDYNGVYKSHYIDFEAKETKNKTSFPLQNFHLHQINHMKQVMEQGGLAFVIIRFSTKEETYLVHGHSIFKWWNRMECGGRKSVTYEEITKEGYFIKTGLTPRLHYLPIIDQWLLQPVLQKESEE; encoded by the coding sequence TTGCCTTTTAACTATCCTGGTGGTAAATCTTTTACATCTAATAAACCAGCGACCAACAATAAACTTTCGAAAATCAAACCTGTCAGCTATGGAAAACGTGGAATGACTCTTGAAGAAGATGTAAACGATACAAATAACTATTATCTCTCAAGAGGTTTAGCTGTTATTCATAAAAAGCCCACTCCCGTTCAAATTGTTCAAGTCGATTATCCAAAAAGGAGTGCAGCTGTAATTAAAGAGGCATACTTTAAACAAGCATCAACAACAGATTATAATGGTGTTTACAAAAGCCACTATATAGATTTTGAAGCGAAGGAAACAAAAAATAAAACTTCCTTCCCTCTTCAAAACTTCCACCTACACCAAATAAATCATATGAAACAAGTTATGGAACAAGGTGGTTTAGCCTTTGTAATCATTCGTTTTTCCACAAAAGAAGAAACGTACTTAGTACACGGCCATTCGATATTTAAATGGTGGAATCGAATGGAATGCGGCGGCAGAAAATCAGTTACTTATGAAGAAATTACAAAAGAAGGATACTTTATAAAAACTGGACTAACGCCGAGGTTGCACTATTTACCAATTATCGATCAATGGCTTTTGCAACCCGTTTTACAGAAAGAAAGTGAGGAATAA